The Setaria viridis chromosome 9, Setaria_viridis_v4.0, whole genome shotgun sequence sequence GGGGAATCGGCTGTTGGGGCAGGGGCGATGgtggccggggaggaggcgggcggcggcggggggagcgGCAATATGAGCGGGGTGGCGGAGATCGATGAGGACCTGCACAGCAGGCAGCTTGCCGTGTACGGGAGGGAGACGATGCGGCGGCTGTTCGCGTCCAACGTGCTCATCTCCGGTCTGAACGGGCTTGGAGCTGAGATCGGTGCGTGCCCCTTCTAATTTCTGATTCGTACGTTTATTAGTTTCCTGTTCTAATATTGGTGCTCCCGCAAAAAAATTCCTGTCTATCTAGCATTCTAGCTGCTCTCATGTTTTTACATGTTGTTTGCAACCTGTGATATTTTGGTGTCCCCATGTTTCTAGGCAATGCAGTATGTGTAGAGGCTCATTTGCTTAATTGTGAAATACACTTTGAATACTTGCATATAATTGGCATGCACACGCAAACAGACTGGCGGTCTTATGCCCTTATTCATTTCTGCTCCGTTCAAGTTGTGACCATTTTTCTGCTAATTATGTACATATTTGCGTTATTTTGTGGCAGAGACATGTAAAGGTTCTCTTCATTATAAGATACATGTATGAGTAGTGAGTAGCCAAACTCACCGCCTCTCATGTGTGTATTTCTTTCACCCCTCAAGTTGTTATGATTTAGATCACCCCCTCTATCTCCTGTCAGCACAGGGGCataaggattttttttcctgtttgagCCAGTAATTTGTAATTATTTAAGAGACAGCTATTTATTTTATCATGTCAAATTCTAATGCTACCATGCCTTCTTGTCTTATCGGTATGGTATAATTGCTAATCAAACTATGATTTATTAGTATATATGTTATCTGGACAAATGATCTTTGGAATTAATAACCTTTCAACAGCAAAGAATCTTGCTCTGGCTGGTGTTAAGTCTGTCACCCTACATGATGCGGGAAATGTGGAAATGTGGGACCTATCGGGCAATTTCTTTCTATCTGAGGATGACATTGGGAAGAACAGGGCTGTTGCTTGTGCTGCAAAGCTTCAAGAACTTAACAATGCTGTCGATATATCTGCTTTAACAGAAGAATTGACCACCGAGCACCTTTCAAAGTTCCAGGTCTGCTAGTTCTCCACTGTGTTAAAATTTGTTACTTCTTGTTATGTTGTCTTCATTCCTATCCAGTGATAGGTAGCATAATCATGGTTGAGAAACTATTTTATTTGAGATCCCTTTTTGAAGTGTATGACGTTATAAATGTGTTCAGGTTAATTCCTGGTGTTGGTAGTAACAGGCTAATCCATCCTGGCCTTTGATATGATGATCTTTAATGTTTCTGCTCATATTCTCTATTTGATTACAGTATCTGATCCTATGATTATGAGtaattttttcttttgtatCCGAGTGTCATCGTGCTCATAGTGCCAAATGATTTCCTTTTGTGGGGCCTAgttgaatttatttgcttgaAATAAAAATTACTGAAACCTGGAGTTAAATTGAATTAGTGCAAATCTGTATGTTATCTCTTTGCCAAGTGCAAGTTTGTGTAGGGTTTGCTTATACCACAGATGTGCTTCCATGCTATCAGATGCATCCATGACTTAAGCCTACTTTGTGAAAGAAGTTGGTTGGTTATTCTACTGCAGAACCCCTTAACCAACCTTGTATATTGATATCTTGCTCTGTGGGCCTGATAGCATCTTGATAACTTTCCACAGTCAATAAATTTGGAAATCTTTAAGTGACACCAAAATCGCAACCTCCGATTAGTAACATCATATGACTTAAGCCTATATGTTCAGATTAAAGTGATAAAGTTTCCCTCCAATACAATCTATTTAATGATAATGACATGTTTGGTAGCATCACTGAATGTATTGCTGCAGTGTTCAAGTCTTGTATCACAAATCGTCAACGTAACTCTGTGAAGTCATCATACAGTTATCATACTTACACTTTCTGATTTTCAGGTGGCTGTTTTCACTGACATTAGTCTGGACAAGGCGTTTCAATTCGATGATTATTGTCGCAGCCACCAGCCCCCAATTTCCTTTATCAAAACAGAAGTCCGTGGTCTTTTTGGTAGTGTCTTTTGTGACTTTGGGCCTGAGTTCGCTGTTCATGATTTTGATGGTGAAGATCCGCATACTGGCATAATTGCATCAATCAGCAATGACAATCCTGCAACGGTGTACTGTATTGATGATGAGCGCCTTGATTTCCAGGAAGGTGATCTTGTTGTTTTCTCAGAGGTCCAGGGAATGATTGAACTGAATGATGGGAAGCCAAGGAAGATAATACGTTCAAGACCATATTCGTTCTGCATCGAGGAGGATACAAATAACTTTGGCATCTATACAAAAGGTGGAATTGTTATGCAGGTGAAAGAACAAATGGTTGTAGAATTTAAGAGTTTGAGAGATTCTATTAgagaacctggcaatttccctCTGAGTGATTGTTTGAAGTTTGACCGCCCACCTCTGCTTCATTTTGCATTCCTAGCTTTGGATAAATTTAGGAAAGAGTTTGGACGTTTCCCTGCTGTTGGTTGTGCCCAGGATGGCCAAAGGATTGTGGAGTTCACTGCTTCTTTCAATGAAGCCACAATTGATTACAAGATTGAAGGTAAGCTTGATGAGAAGTTGCTGCGGCTTTTTGCAAGTGGTTCTAGAGCTGTCCTGAACCCAATGGCTGCTATTTTTGGTGGAATTGTTGGTCAAGAAGTTGTGAAGGCATGTTCTGGAAAATTTCAGCCACTGTACCAGGTAACTGTTATGGATTACAAGATATTCTATGCTTCTCTATTCTGTTGTTATCTGACAAGAAAGTTATCTTTGTCAGTTCTTCTACTTGGATTCGGTTGAATCTCTGCCAACCCATCAATTGGACCCTAAAGACTTGAAGCCATTGAATAGCCGCTATGATGCTCAGATTTCTGTTTTTGGCTCTAGGCTTCAAAAAAAGCTGCGAGATGCCAATGTCTTTGTTGTGGGATCTGGTGCTCTTGGATGCGAATTCTTGAAGAACCTGGCTTTAATGGGAGTATCTTGCAGCCGTAAAGGGAAACTAACTATAACAGATGATGATGTCATTGAGAAAAGTAACTTGAGCAGCCAATTTCTGTTTCGTGATTGGAATATTGGACAGGCTAAATCTACAGTTGCAGCTACAGCAGCTAGTGCTATCAATTCCTGCCTTCACATTGATGCTCTCCAGAATCGTGCTTGTCCAGAGACCGAGCATGTGTTCCATGATGCATTCTGGGAGGGCCTTGATGTTGTCATCAATGCACTTGATAATGTTAATGCTAGGATGTACATGGACATGAGATGCTTATACTTCCAGAAACCACTCTTGGAATCTGGAACGTTGGGTACTAAATGTAATACACAAATGGTAATTCCTCACCTTACTGAAAATTATGGGGCTTCACAAGACCCTCCTGAGAAGCAGGCACCCATGTGCACAGTCCATTCATTTCCGCACAATATTGACCATTGTGTGACATGGGCTCGCTCAGAATTTGAGGGTCTGCTAGATAAAACTCCAAATGAAGTCAACTCTTTTCTGTCTAATCCTACGCAATATGCTGCTGCCATGAAAAAGGCTGGTGATGCTCAGGCCAGAGAATTGCTTGAGCGTGTACGTGAATGCCTTGAGAAGGAGCGCTgtgaaagatttgaagattgcATAACCTGGGCAAGACTGAAGTATGATTTATCTCCCCAGTTTGTTTGTTATTTTGTGAATTCAACCATTCTTTGTTTCTCTTGGTCTATGTCATGCCATCTTTCCTTATTCAAAGTTTAACTAATTTTGTTGAATGTATCATCTAAACCTATAGGACTACTAGGAAGGGTGCTCATTTTAGGTGCCATCTAATATCCTTCTTTTTCCCCAGATTTGAAGATTACTTCTCTAATCGTGTGAAGCAGCTAACATTCACATTTCCTGAAGATGCCGCCACTAGCACAGGAGCCCCTTTCTGGTCTGCTCCAAAGCGTTTCCCTCGCCCGCTGGAATTTTCAACTACGGATTTATCACATGTTCAGTTTATAATGGCCGCTTCCATATTGAGAGCAGTGTCTTTTGGAATCACTGTACCTGACTGGGCAAAGAGCACTACTAATCTGATCGATGCAATCAGTAAAGTTTACGTACCTGAATTTAAGCCAAAGAGTGGGGTTAAGATTGAGACAGATGAAAAGGCCAATAACATCTCCAGTGCCTCAGTTGATGATGCCGCTGTTATTGAAGACCTTTTAGCCAAGTTGGAAGCATCTGCCAAGAAACTACCTCCAGGATTCCGATTGAAACCTATTCATTTTGAGAAGGTTAGCCTTTCAAAAGCTTCTTTCTGCCGTTTTAAGGTTAAAACCCTATGTTTTAGCCTTTTCCCCTGCTGTTGAAGAACAAACTCATTTGCAAACATTTTCAATTTGGAAGCACCTGCATATTGTTTAAAATATGAGTCAATAAGTAAGTTCTGACCTGATAAGAACTAAAGATTAACAAAGATTCTGCTGTGGGGTCACATTACTTTTCTTCTGTGACTGGATTACAAAAGTTAATAGCATATCAGTTTTGTGACTCCTTGCTAGTAGTATTCCTTCATAACCTGCCACCACACTGCCAGAGAGAAAAAGGTCAGTTAGCAGTTCTTTGAGAAAATGAGAGCTCTGAGAGATCTTGACAGCGTGTTCTTCGGTCACTTAAATCTTCCATATTTGTTTCTGTTTCCTTTTCATGATACAACTGAGAAAAATTGTGTGCTGCCAATTCTGTTAAAGCTTAAGTCTTGAAAAGCCACATTATTGTATATATGGGCATTCCCGTTGAAACTTAAAATCCAATATAGGATAAATGCTTAAGATATATAGCTGTATGAAAACAAAAGTAATTAAAACTTTAGCAGTTGATTGTTTTGGTATCTTAATTCTGCTTATACATGTTCCGTTCCTGTTACAGGATGATGATACAAATTTCCACATGGACTTGATTGCTGGCCTCGCAAATATGCGCGCAAGGAACTACGGCATCCAAGAGGTCGACAGGCTGAAGGCGAAGTTTATTGCTGGAAGGATCATCCCGGCTATTGCAACTTCAACAGCCATGGCCACAGGACTTGTGTGCCTTGAGCTTTACAAGGTTCTGGCCGGTGGGCACCCAGTCGAAGACTACCACAATACATTTTCTAACCTGGCGCTACCGATGCTCACCAAATCTGAACCTCTTCCACCCACTGTGATCAAGCATAAAGGTATGAGGTGGACCGTATGGGATCGATGGTCTATCAAGGGTGACATCACAGTTGCAGAGCTACTGAAGTGGTTAAGTGACAAGGGCCTGAGCGCTTACAGTGTCTCCTGCGGCACATCGTTGCTGTACAACACAATGTTCCCAAGGCACAAGGATCGATTGAGCAGGAAGATTGCGGATGTTGCCAAGGAGGTGGCAAAGGTTGACGTCCCAGAATACAGGAAGCATCTGGATGTCGTCGTTGCTTGTGAGGATGACAAAGGGAAGGACATCGACATTCCTCTTATCTCCATTTACTTCCGATAGATAGGTTGCTGCGTGGAAATAGATGATGCTTGTGAAAAAGGTCCATGTGAAAAGCGATTTTGAGTGCGTTCGTAAACTCTGTTTATATAGTGTCGCGCTCTTTAGGGATCGGTAGCGGAGTGATCACTGCTGGAGTTGCTTGCTGGCGGTGCATCTCCTTACAGCTCTGTACGGGGGCTTGGGCCCCGCTGTTGCACGCCAACTATTTGCAGGTGTGCAATGCGATCTTTTGGATAATTTGGTGGATGGATTTCCCATTGCTGCTGCTAGTCCACAAAGCAGGTTTTGGTTAAAGGACTCAAGAGGATGTTCACCGGAGTTCCGGGTCTTTACTTGCATCTCTGGCCATTTCACTACGTGATTCCCAGATGTCATGTACTCCGCACCTCACCGCAATCACTTGCATGCCTAATAATGCGCGTCGATTTCAGTCTGTTAGTTTTCACTTTTCCGTGCGCCTTGCTGGATGAGTATAAGGAGGAGGGACCAGCAAAGGGCGCTTTGATTCAGCAACCGTGACCGCTCAAGTCACAATTGGGGTCTTGAGAGAGTGCTGGCCAGCAGGCGTGTCGGTGCGGACCGAGGAGCGGTGAAGTAAGCTGCACGATGCCCCGTGCTCACTGGGGTTTCAGTTGTTCAGCTTCAGCTCATTCCACGCGTTTCCCGCATCGGCAGGctgggcggcggaggtggcccgTGGCCGGCAGGTTCACCCCCAGCGTCATCGGATTGCCTCCGCCCTCCGGCACATGCCTCGTGGGAGATCAGGAGCTAGCGCACGCGCAACCGACCCCGCTCCGGCTTGCGCCTCACTTCATCACCACTCGGAGCACCACGGCCCATCCCTCCTCCCCATCACGAGTTCCTAATGGATGGCCCGTGTTTTACACTCCAAGTCACCGGGTGATGAAGGCTGTTCCCGACGCCTTCTTCATGCGgtcctgccgccggccgccgccgcgttccgctCCACTAGCCGAGCGGCAAGTGGCCACCGCCCACCAGCGTAGTTCTGCCGCGGAAAGAAACAAGGTAATGGCCAGGACGTGGTAGCGGGTAACCACCAAACAAACGCCCGTCACCGGCAGCAATATCTTAAGCGCCGCAGATCGTTGCCTCCCGAATCTGCCCGTCGATCGTACAGGCAATGCCTGAACAATAAACAAATCGACCAACGTCTTGGGTAGCCTCTTGGTCTTGGGTGCCCAGCGAGCGCTCGTCACAGCAGCAACTGAAATGCGCCTCACGACTTCCTGGTTCCTGCAGCCCTGCAGGGTCTCAGATTCGTTCTCGCGTTTACTCCCTCGTCATAGGCCAGCCCAGTGTCGTGTCGTACACCGGTTACTCACAACGGTGCGCGACAGCAGGCCGTCAGGGCTACCCACCTAACCTGACAAGAacatctatctatctataaCTCAGCTCCTAATCATGAACGAAACGGAACCGCCCCCAATTTCCAGCTGGCCGGCGCTAATCATCCGAGGCGGGGAGGCAACTGAAACTGAACTCCTCCCAGGAAGATGCGGGTCACCAAGAAGCCACCGACGACCGACCCTGACCGAGACCAACCAGATCGCTCGGCCAGCGCGCGCGAGGgcttcccttcccctcccgtGCCCGTCGCTGTCGCACGGCCGCGcgtccccgtcgccgcaccCTCCACCGTCACTTTCCTGTCGCCGCACGGCCTCGATCCCTCCCTGGCGAAAGGCCACGCGCCAGCGTCAGGTCGAAACGACCCGGCACCTCGCCACCACCTGTGCTGTGCACGGCCGCACGGGAatctggtcgccgccgccgccgggcacggGAAGCCACCAGCCCTATTGTAATCCTGCGCCCAAGTAGACGTTTGTGTATATCCTCGTCGCTTGGCCGAGGCCGGCCGATGCTTGATCGGCAACGGTCGGGGACAACGTGATGAGCGCCCGATTCACTTGGGGATCAGGATAACGATGTCACCTACCTTTGTTTAGTCCACGCCTCTGCCCGTTTCACCGTTTGGGATCGCCATTGACCGCGAACTGATCGATGAGCGCCCGAGGATACTAGCTGGCTGCTACGGTATGTGCTCGCTAGCAGCTAGCTTATCGTGTCACGTGGGTCCTCGGTGAATCGAGGGTTCTTTTTCCGTCGGATGCGGCGCTGCGGCTGGTGCGGTTTGCCCGTCGCGGTCAACTGGTTGAGGCGTCGGCCTCGTCTGCGATCAGGGGGAGGGTTTATGGCGACAGCGGCGTCCCGTGCCTTGCTTCACGTGACGCCTCTAATTCTGGACAGGCACCTTGGCAGAGGCGCAGCTACTTGGAGCAGACCTCGGAAGGGTCAAGGGTGCACCGCAGATAGGCTACCAAGGCATAGGGTTAGATGTTAACCTTGCCACGCTACAACTCTAGTCTTTTAGGGCGTGTGTTTGATTCAGTGTCATGACACTTGATAATTAGGGATCAACAACACAATAGCATGAAACTAGGGATACCCATGCCACTAGGATGCAATAATAAGATGTAAAATAACATTGTGACAATCCCATTTTCCTATTGAAATTGAGGGGGGAAAGAAATCTAGAATGCTGCCATTAAGATGGGGATATTATATACTCCTATGTGTGTCAAACATACAACAACCGTTCCAATAATCCATGGATGTCAAAATTTCAAGACACAAGGTGGAGACATGTCGTTATGAAATGATTAGCTAGCTATTCCAATTATTTTAAAATTTCTCCCTAAATTAACCTAGGATTTCATAAGTACGAAATGATTACACCAACAACCAcaaacattttcttttctaaaaaataaaaagaattcCGAAAGAGCCCCCCTTAGTTGTGTGGTCGCCTTCGTGCTGCCTCCTTTCCCTctcgcctccaccacctccggctGGCTACTTttgccgcctccaccgcccttTCAGGCCTTCGCCCAACCGACTGCGCGTTCCCTCCCAAACGCgcaccccctcctctcctcccgtgACCACCGCCTCAGCCTCGCGTCCTCGGGTTCCCTCCAATCCGTGCCACCGGGCTTCTCGTCACGGCTCGTGCTGCGGTTCAGTGTGCAAGTaatggagcggcggcggtcacCGAGGCTGCTGCTCCAAGTGTTCTTCTTGCTCGCCGCTTCTTCTCCGCTCGGGAGTGCAGGTTTCTTTTTGGATTTTCGATTTGTCAGAGTAGCTGGTGGGTGTGCATTTGGGTTTATGGTGTTCGCCTTGTTGGTTTGCTGCAGGGATTGGAGGCCTCGGAGTTGGCCCGGAGAGCAATGGAGCTTCCGTTAGTCCTAGGTGAGCGTGCTCAGATTCTTGGAATTAGATCTTCACTTTATGGCTTGCTAGAAATGGGTGCCATCATTTTTCTGACATCCAGATTCCAGAATATGTAGCTTTAGGGGGATTGGAGTTGAAGATTAGAGGCATGGATGCTTTTAGCATTAGCCTGTTT is a genomic window containing:
- the LOC117837769 gene encoding ubiquitin-activating enzyme E1 3, with product MVAGEEAGGGGGSGNMSGVAEIDEDLHSRQLAVYGRETMRRLFASNVLISGLNGLGAEIAKNLALAGVKSVTLHDAGNVEMWDLSGNFFLSEDDIGKNRAVACAAKLQELNNAVDISALTEELTTEHLSKFQVAVFTDISLDKAFQFDDYCRSHQPPISFIKTEVRGLFGSVFCDFGPEFAVHDFDGEDPHTGIIASISNDNPATVYCIDDERLDFQEGDLVVFSEVQGMIELNDGKPRKIIRSRPYSFCIEEDTNNFGIYTKGGIVMQVKEQMVVEFKSLRDSIREPGNFPLSDCLKFDRPPLLHFAFLALDKFRKEFGRFPAVGCAQDGQRIVEFTASFNEATIDYKIEGKLDEKLLRLFASGSRAVLNPMAAIFGGIVGQEVVKACSGKFQPLYQFFYLDSVESLPTHQLDPKDLKPLNSRYDAQISVFGSRLQKKLRDANVFVVGSGALGCEFLKNLALMGVSCSRKGKLTITDDDVIEKSNLSSQFLFRDWNIGQAKSTVAATAASAINSCLHIDALQNRACPETEHVFHDAFWEGLDVVINALDNVNARMYMDMRCLYFQKPLLESGTLGTKCNTQMVIPHLTENYGASQDPPEKQAPMCTVHSFPHNIDHCVTWARSEFEGLLDKTPNEVNSFLSNPTQYAAAMKKAGDAQARELLERVRECLEKERCERFEDCITWARLKFEDYFSNRVKQLTFTFPEDAATSTGAPFWSAPKRFPRPLEFSTTDLSHVQFIMAASILRAVSFGITVPDWAKSTTNLIDAISKVYVPEFKPKSGVKIETDEKANNISSASVDDAAVIEDLLAKLEASAKKLPPGFRLKPIHFEKDDDTNFHMDLIAGLANMRARNYGIQEVDRLKAKFIAGRIIPAIATSTAMATGLVCLELYKVLAGGHPVEDYHNTFSNLALPMLTKSEPLPPTVIKHKGMRWTVWDRWSIKGDITVAELLKWLSDKGLSAYSVSCGTSLLYNTMFPRHKDRLSRKIADVAKEVAKVDVPEYRKHLDVVVACEDDKGKDIDIPLISIYFR